The Yersinia intermedia genome window below encodes:
- the yhcN gene encoding peroxide/acid stress response protein YhcN, producing MNIKATIATISILSALSFGVFAADSINENQAAKLQPMGTITVSGLNGAPSDIRQALSDKADAMGAKAYKVIEVREENNWHATAKIYQ from the coding sequence ATGAATATTAAAGCTACCATCGCAACCATTAGCATCCTGTCTGCACTGTCATTTGGTGTTTTTGCAGCGGATTCCATTAATGAAAATCAGGCGGCAAAATTACAACCTATGGGCACCATCACCGTCAGTGGCCTTAACGGTGCACCCTCTGATATTCGTCAGGCGCTATCGGATAAAGCTGATGCTATGGGCGCTAAAGCTTACAAAGTGATCGAAGTTCGAGAAGAGAATAACTGGCATGCCACTGCCAAGATTTACCAGTAA
- a CDS encoding YdgH/BhsA/McbA-like domain containing protein, translated as MKIKTTLTALSLLSVVAFGASAAESVNAAQASKMTDLGAISVSGITGAPSDIEQAIANKADSEGATAYKIIGVREDNGWHATAKIYK; from the coding sequence ATGAAAATCAAAACTACCCTTACAGCTCTGAGTTTACTTTCTGTGGTTGCTTTCGGTGCATCTGCTGCTGAATCAGTCAATGCCGCACAAGCAAGCAAAATGACTGATTTAGGCGCAATCAGTGTGAGCGGTATTACCGGTGCTCCTTCTGATATTGAACAGGCCATTGCGAATAAAGCTGACAGTGAAGGCGCTACTGCATACAAAATCATTGGTGTGCGTGAAGACAATGGCTGGCATGCCACTGCCAAAATTTACAAATAA
- the mpl gene encoding UDP-N-acetylmuramate:L-alanyl-gamma-D-glutamyl-meso-diaminopimelate ligase, with the protein MRIHILGICGTFMGGLAMLARSLGHEVTGADANVYPPMSTLLENQGIDLIQGYSPAQLSPPPDLVIIGNAMSRGNPCVEAVLEQGIPYVSGPQWLHDHVLPGRWVLAVAGTHGKTTTAGMVTWILEACGYEPGFVIGGVPGNFDVSARLGNSPFFVIEADEYDCAFFDKRSKFVHYSPRTLVMNNLEFDHADIFDDLKAIQKQFHHLVRLVPGTGKIIVPDNDNHLKQVMAMGCWSEQELVGETGSWFARKVSTDASVYEVFLDNKLVGEVSWSLVGEHNMHNGLMAIAAARHVGVSPADACKALGNFINARRRLELRGEANGVTVYDDFAHHPTAILATLAALRSKVGGTARILAVLEPRSNTMKLGLCKNELAPSLGRADEVFLFQPQHIPWQVVEVAEACIQPAYWSADIDTLVDMIVKTAQPGDHILVMSNGGFGGIHNKLLSALDKKAEQETLSQD; encoded by the coding sequence ATGCGCATTCACATATTAGGTATCTGCGGCACTTTTATGGGCGGCCTGGCAATGCTGGCCCGTTCATTAGGTCATGAAGTGACGGGAGCGGATGCTAACGTGTATCCACCAATGAGCACGTTGCTGGAGAATCAAGGGATCGATTTAATTCAGGGATACTCTCCCGCTCAATTGAGCCCTCCCCCGGATTTAGTGATCATTGGTAATGCCATGAGCCGCGGTAACCCTTGTGTTGAAGCTGTATTAGAGCAAGGTATCCCTTATGTTTCTGGCCCACAATGGCTACATGACCATGTATTGCCAGGGCGCTGGGTATTAGCGGTGGCGGGTACCCACGGTAAAACCACGACTGCGGGCATGGTGACCTGGATACTGGAAGCCTGCGGTTATGAACCCGGCTTTGTCATTGGCGGAGTACCGGGTAATTTTGATGTCTCAGCACGTTTAGGTAATAGCCCATTCTTTGTTATTGAGGCTGATGAATATGATTGCGCCTTCTTTGATAAGCGCTCCAAGTTCGTTCACTACAGCCCAAGAACGCTGGTTATGAATAACCTTGAGTTCGATCATGCCGATATTTTTGACGATCTGAAAGCTATCCAGAAGCAATTCCATCATCTGGTACGTTTAGTACCAGGGACAGGCAAAATCATCGTGCCAGATAATGATAATCACCTGAAGCAAGTGATGGCGATGGGGTGCTGGAGTGAGCAAGAGTTGGTTGGCGAAACTGGCAGTTGGTTCGCACGCAAAGTATCAACCGATGCCAGCGTTTATGAAGTATTTCTTGATAATAAATTAGTGGGTGAGGTCAGTTGGTCGCTGGTGGGTGAACACAATATGCATAACGGTTTGATGGCGATTGCCGCTGCCCGTCATGTCGGGGTTTCCCCCGCCGATGCTTGCAAGGCACTGGGTAATTTCATTAATGCCCGCCGCCGTTTGGAGCTACGTGGTGAAGCAAATGGTGTCACTGTTTATGATGATTTTGCTCATCATCCTACCGCTATTCTTGCCACCCTGGCGGCACTGCGCAGTAAAGTGGGTGGGACGGCTCGTATTCTGGCCGTTTTGGAGCCACGCTCTAACACGATGAAATTAGGGTTATGTAAAAATGAGTTGGCACCTTCATTAGGGCGTGCGGATGAAGTGTTTCTGTTCCAGCCGCAGCATATCCCTTGGCAGGTAGTGGAAGTGGCTGAAGCATGTATTCAGCCTGCGTATTGGAGTGCTGATATTGATACGTTAGTCGATATGATCGTGAAAACAGCACAACCAGGTGATCACATTTTGGTGATGAGTAACGGTGGTTTTGGTGGGATTCATAACAAACTGCTGAGCGCTTTGGATAAAAAAGCGGAACAAGAAACGTTATCGCAGGATTAA
- the fbp gene encoding class 1 fructose-bisphosphatase, whose product MKTLGEFIVEKQLDFSHATGELTALLSAIKLGAKIIHRDINKAGLVDILGASGVSNIQGEDQMKLDLFANEKLKAALKARGEVAGIASEEEDDIVIFDGGRAENAKYVVLMDPLDGSSNIDVNVSVGTIFSIYRRITPFGTPITEADFLQPGTKQVAAGYVVYGSSTMLVYTTGYGVHTFTYDPSLGVFCLSGEKVRYPATGCMYSINEGNYIKFPLGVKKYIKYCQEQDEATKRPYTSRYIGSLVADFHRNLLKGGIYIYPSTASHPQGKLRLLYECNPMAFLAEQAGGKATDGVNRILDIVPEKLHQRAPFFVGTKSMVEDAEGFIARFPDEEAK is encoded by the coding sequence ATGAAAACGTTAGGCGAATTCATAGTTGAGAAACAGCTAGACTTCTCTCACGCCACCGGCGAATTAACTGCATTACTTTCAGCAATCAAACTCGGCGCGAAGATTATCCATCGCGATATCAACAAAGCAGGTCTGGTTGATATTTTAGGTGCCAGCGGCGTTTCCAATATTCAGGGCGAAGACCAGATGAAACTGGACTTGTTTGCCAATGAAAAATTGAAAGCGGCCCTAAAAGCGCGGGGCGAAGTTGCCGGTATCGCGTCCGAAGAAGAAGATGATATTGTTATCTTTGATGGTGGCCGGGCAGAAAATGCCAAATATGTCGTTCTGATGGATCCACTGGATGGCTCTTCAAATATAGATGTGAATGTGTCCGTCGGTACTATTTTCTCCATCTACCGCCGCATTACCCCCTTTGGTACTCCGATTACCGAAGCTGACTTCCTGCAACCGGGCACAAAGCAAGTTGCAGCTGGTTATGTGGTATACGGCTCATCAACTATGTTGGTGTATACCACCGGTTATGGTGTTCATACTTTCACTTATGATCCATCGCTGGGTGTTTTCTGTTTATCCGGCGAAAAAGTGCGTTATCCCGCAACCGGTTGCATGTATTCCATCAACGAAGGGAACTACATTAAATTCCCATTGGGTGTGAAGAAATACATCAAGTACTGCCAGGAGCAAGATGAAGCCACCAAGCGCCCGTATACCTCGCGCTACATTGGTTCACTGGTTGCCGATTTCCACCGTAACCTGTTGAAAGGCGGGATTTATATTTACCCAAGCACGGCTAGCCACCCTCAAGGGAAACTGCGTTTACTGTACGAATGCAACCCTATGGCCTTCCTGGCAGAGCAAGCCGGTGGTAAGGCGACGGATGGGGTGAACCGCATTCTGGATATCGTGCCAGAGAAACTGCATCAGCGCGCACCTTTCTTTGTCGGTACCAAATCCATGGTGGAAGACGCAGAAGGTTTTATTGCTAGATTCCCGGATGAAGAAGCCAAGTAA
- the ppa gene encoding inorganic diphosphatase, whose amino-acid sequence MSLNQVPAGKDLPEDIYVVIEIPANADPIKYEIDKETGSLFVDRFMSTAMFYPCNYGYINNTLSLDGDPVDVLVPTPYPLQPGSVIRCRPVGVLKMTDEAGEDAKLVAVPHSKMTKEYDHIKDVQDLPELLKAQIKHFFEHYKDLETGKWVKVDGWEDAAAAKAEILSSFERAKK is encoded by the coding sequence ATGAGCTTGAACCAAGTACCCGCAGGTAAAGACCTGCCAGAAGATATCTATGTAGTGATCGAAATCCCTGCGAATGCGGATCCGATCAAATATGAAATCGATAAAGAAACTGGCTCGCTGTTTGTAGACCGCTTCATGTCTACTGCCATGTTCTATCCATGTAACTACGGTTATATCAACAACACTCTGTCATTAGATGGCGACCCGGTTGATGTGCTGGTGCCAACACCGTATCCGTTGCAACCAGGTTCAGTGATCCGTTGCCGTCCGGTTGGTGTGTTGAAAATGACTGACGAAGCGGGTGAAGATGCCAAGCTGGTTGCGGTTCCACACAGCAAAATGACTAAAGAATACGATCACATAAAAGACGTGCAAGATCTGCCAGAACTGCTGAAAGCACAGATCAAACATTTCTTTGAACATTACAAAGACTTGGAAACAGGCAAGTGGGTGAAAGTGGACGGTTGGGAAGATGCCGCCGCTGCTAAAGCCGAGATCCTGTCCTCTTTCGAACGCGCGAAGAAGTAA
- a CDS encoding gamma-glutamylcyclotransferase family protein has product MRIIVYGSLRRKQGNSHWMTDAQWLGEHDLEGFDMYNLGHYPAVIPGDGTVHCEVYRINSSIMNELDELKSNTKDYRRELIQTPYGSAWIYLYRLPLEGVPRIYSGDWLKRHEESGKP; this is encoded by the coding sequence ATGCGAATTATTGTCTACGGTAGTTTACGGCGCAAGCAAGGTAATAGTCATTGGATGACGGACGCCCAGTGGTTGGGTGAACATGACCTTGAAGGCTTTGATATGTACAACTTAGGTCATTATCCGGCGGTTATCCCTGGAGACGGCACTGTGCATTGTGAAGTTTATCGGATTAACTCATCTATTATGAATGAGTTAGATGAACTTAAAAGTAATACTAAGGATTACCGGCGCGAACTTATTCAGACGCCTTATGGTAGCGCGTGGATATACCTTTATCGCTTACCGCTCGAAGGTGTACCACGTATCTACAGTGGCGACTGGCTAAAACGCCATGAAGAAAGCGGCAAACCGTAA
- the tamB gene encoding autotransporter assembly complex protein TamB, with protein sequence MLVKGGRWIKRLSIAFLLIILLLVGALAGLLGTTSGLHFVINSAARWVPGLDIASVSGGWRDLTLKGIQYQMPGVTVKAGQFHLSLQLSCLKRSELCINALTAQDIDVVVDTKAMPPAAPAPASTEPMGELSTPYPMTLRMLSLNNVKVTIDDTAISLDELRTGAHWQQRALALMPTKISGLLIALPKTVPAMVPDAAKPAVETAIAVKEAVEQQAVAPAEQETPLGETLKALFAKPLLPELPDFRLPLDLQIKEISGQQLRLTGDTDVVISSLLLQASTQENQITLDKLEIKSPQGGLSAQGDATLTDNWPVSMVINSALNIEPLKGEKVKLTVGGALREKLNVALNLSGPVSAQLDAETALAQAGLPLVLTLQSKQLRWPLSGEPQYQIDNLKMRLNGQATDYALSIRSDFKGTDLPPAVFTLDGKGNVEQFNLTRLRLAALQGNTDLTGVVDWSKAISWNSVLTLSGINTAKQWPEWPAKLDGKIVTRGSIHGGSWQLQVPELALDGNVKQNRVTARGSLTGNAAGQWHIPGINLALGRNKLDVKGDLSDTWQLDANVDAPQLDGALPGLGGVVKGALKLRGNLKAPQLLADLTASRLQWQELTINRIKIDGDVRSTDQIQGQLAIRVEQLKQADLVVSLLTLDARGSEKQHQLRLNIQGEPVSGQLALDGSFDRQQERWRGSLNNTRFDTPVGEWRLSRAMSLDYQNSLQRVTIGPHCWLNPNAELCAPRAIEAGPSGQASVVLNRFDLAMLKPFLGPDTTMSGVFTGRADVSWKAGGSLPDVRVSLSGNGVKVQQVVQGNPLPIAFETLNLNGGLTNGQVRADWLIKLVNNGQFSGQVQVADPQGRRNLSGNIAISNISLAMINPILSDGEKAAGTLNANLRLGGNAKSPLVFGRLALDNVDVDGSWMPFDITEGRLAMNFDGMTSTLEGLIRTSQGQLNLSGDADWRDINAWRARIAAKGNKLRVTIPPMVRIDVSPDIVFEATPQLFTLNGSVDIPWARITVQEVPENAVGVSSDEVMLNNDLKPISPRTASIPINSNLVIRVGNDVRLNAFGLKARLQGNLKMIQDQRGLGLNGQINIPSGSFRAYGQDLIVNKGILLFSGPPDQPLLNIEAIRNPEATADGVTAGVRVTGMADAPRLEVFSDPAMSQQEALSYLLRGQGLSNSGADSGMMTSMLIGMGVAQSGKLVGKIGEAFGVSNLALDTQGVGDSSQVVVSGYVTKDLQVKYGVGIFDSLATLTLRYRLMPRLYLEAVSGIDQALDVLYQFEF encoded by the coding sequence ATGTTGGTAAAGGGAGGGAGGTGGATAAAGAGACTCAGTATCGCATTTCTGCTCATTATCCTGCTGCTGGTCGGGGCTTTGGCGGGTTTGTTAGGCACCACCAGTGGTCTACATTTTGTGATAAACAGTGCCGCACGTTGGGTTCCCGGCCTGGATATCGCCAGTGTCAGTGGGGGGTGGCGTGACCTCACCTTAAAAGGCATTCAATATCAAATGCCGGGTGTCACTGTTAAAGCAGGGCAGTTCCATCTTTCATTACAGCTCTCTTGTCTAAAACGCAGTGAGTTGTGCATTAATGCACTGACGGCACAAGATATTGATGTGGTGGTGGATACCAAAGCCATGCCGCCTGCGGCACCAGCGCCTGCCAGCACCGAACCGATGGGGGAACTTAGTACTCCGTACCCCATGACATTACGCATGCTGTCGCTGAATAATGTCAAAGTCACTATTGATGACACTGCGATTTCATTAGATGAATTGCGCACCGGTGCACATTGGCAACAGCGCGCACTGGCATTAATGCCAACCAAAATCAGTGGGTTATTGATAGCTCTACCAAAAACAGTGCCTGCGATGGTGCCGGATGCCGCTAAGCCTGCGGTTGAAACGGCTATTGCGGTAAAAGAAGCGGTTGAGCAACAGGCGGTAGCGCCAGCAGAGCAGGAAACTCCGCTAGGTGAAACGCTAAAAGCGCTGTTTGCTAAACCGCTACTGCCCGAATTGCCGGACTTCCGTTTGCCGCTGGATTTACAAATTAAAGAGATCTCAGGGCAACAACTCCGGCTGACAGGTGATACCGACGTCGTTATCAGTAGCCTTTTGCTGCAAGCCAGCACACAAGAAAACCAAATAACACTGGATAAGCTGGAGATTAAATCGCCCCAGGGTGGGCTGTCAGCGCAGGGTGACGCCACGCTGACCGATAACTGGCCGGTGAGTATGGTCATCAATAGCGCGCTGAACATTGAGCCACTGAAAGGCGAAAAAGTGAAGTTAACCGTCGGTGGTGCGCTGCGCGAAAAACTCAATGTGGCACTCAATCTGTCAGGCCCGGTGAGCGCGCAACTGGATGCAGAAACTGCATTGGCACAGGCCGGTTTGCCACTGGTGCTGACTCTACAAAGCAAGCAACTGCGTTGGCCATTGAGTGGTGAGCCTCAATATCAAATTGATAATCTCAAAATGCGCCTCAATGGGCAGGCGACAGATTATGCACTCTCGATCCGTTCTGATTTTAAAGGTACTGACTTGCCACCGGCAGTGTTCACCCTTGACGGTAAAGGGAATGTCGAGCAATTCAATCTGACCCGTTTACGCCTGGCGGCATTGCAAGGTAACACTGATCTGACTGGTGTAGTGGATTGGAGTAAAGCAATCAGTTGGAACTCGGTATTAACCTTATCGGGCATTAACACCGCGAAGCAGTGGCCGGAGTGGCCAGCAAAATTGGACGGTAAAATTGTCACCCGTGGCAGTATTCATGGTGGTAGTTGGCAATTACAGGTGCCAGAGCTGGCGCTGGACGGCAATGTGAAACAAAACCGAGTGACGGCTCGTGGCTCCCTGACTGGGAATGCGGCAGGCCAGTGGCATATTCCGGGCATTAATCTGGCATTAGGCCGTAATAAATTAGATGTGAAAGGTGACCTTAGTGACACCTGGCAGCTCGATGCCAATGTGGATGCGCCACAACTTGATGGCGCGTTACCGGGATTGGGTGGAGTGGTGAAAGGCGCGCTGAAATTGCGCGGCAACCTTAAAGCACCGCAACTGCTGGCTGATCTTACCGCCAGCCGCCTGCAATGGCAGGAGCTGACCATTAACCGCATTAAGATTGACGGCGATGTTCGCTCAACGGATCAAATCCAGGGGCAGTTGGCAATCAGGGTTGAACAACTGAAGCAAGCGGATCTGGTCGTCAGTTTATTGACGCTGGATGCCCGTGGTAGCGAGAAACAGCATCAGTTGCGCCTGAATATACAAGGGGAGCCAGTCTCTGGTCAGTTGGCACTGGATGGCAGCTTCGATCGTCAGCAAGAGCGTTGGCGCGGTTCGCTCAATAATACTCGCTTCGATACGCCGGTAGGTGAATGGCGTCTAAGCCGCGCGATGTCATTGGATTACCAAAATAGCTTACAGCGAGTCACCATCGGGCCTCATTGTTGGCTTAACCCGAATGCGGAACTTTGTGCTCCTCGGGCGATTGAAGCTGGCCCAAGCGGGCAGGCGAGTGTGGTACTTAATCGCTTTGATTTAGCGATGCTCAAACCATTCCTTGGGCCGGATACCACCATGAGTGGCGTGTTCACTGGCCGGGCCGATGTTAGTTGGAAGGCCGGTGGCAGCCTGCCAGATGTACGGGTGTCGCTCAGTGGCAATGGGGTCAAAGTGCAGCAAGTGGTGCAAGGTAACCCGCTACCGATTGCTTTTGAAACGCTGAATCTCAATGGTGGCCTGACCAATGGGCAAGTGCGGGCTGACTGGTTGATTAAACTGGTAAATAACGGCCAGTTCTCTGGGCAGGTACAGGTTGCTGATCCACAAGGGCGGCGCAATTTATCCGGTAATATTGCTATCAGTAATATTTCGTTGGCAATGATTAACCCGATACTGAGTGATGGTGAAAAAGCCGCTGGTACATTAAACGCCAATCTGCGTTTAGGGGGGAATGCGAAGAGCCCGTTAGTCTTTGGCCGTTTGGCGCTGGATAATGTCGATGTTGACGGTAGTTGGATGCCATTTGATATTACCGAAGGGCGTCTGGCGATGAATTTCGACGGTATGACCTCAACGCTAGAGGGGTTAATTCGGACGTCTCAAGGGCAGCTCAATCTATCCGGTGATGCCGACTGGCGTGATATTAATGCCTGGCGCGCTCGGATCGCCGCAAAAGGCAATAAGTTGCGGGTTACGATCCCACCAATGGTACGGATTGATGTTTCACCGGACATTGTTTTTGAAGCGACACCGCAGTTGTTCACCCTCAATGGTTCGGTTGATATCCCATGGGCGCGGATAACAGTACAAGAAGTGCCTGAAAATGCGGTAGGTGTCTCGTCAGATGAAGTGATGCTCAATAACGATCTGAAACCTATCTCCCCACGGACGGCCAGTATTCCAATCAACAGTAACCTGGTGATTCGGGTAGGTAATGATGTGCGCCTGAATGCATTTGGCTTGAAAGCCCGTTTGCAGGGTAACTTGAAAATGATTCAGGATCAGCGCGGGTTGGGCTTGAACGGGCAAATTAATATTCCATCGGGTAGCTTCCGTGCTTATGGTCAGGATTTAATCGTCAATAAAGGGATATTGCTGTTCTCCGGCCCGCCGGATCAACCGTTACTCAATATCGAAGCGATACGAAATCCAGAGGCTACAGCAGACGGCGTTACTGCCGGTGTGCGGGTTACTGGGATGGCAGATGCTCCACGGCTAGAAGTGTTCTCGGATCCGGCTATGTCACAGCAGGAAGCGTTATCTTACCTGCTGCGTGGTCAGGGGTTGAGTAATTCAGGGGCCGACAGTGGCATGATGACCTCAATGCTTATTGGTATGGGGGTTGCGCAAAGCGGTAAACTTGTGGGTAAAATCGGCGAGGCATTTGGTGTCAGTAACCTGGCACTGGATACGCAGGGAGTCGGAGATAGCTCACAAGTGGTAGTCAGTGGTTATGTCACCAAAGATCTGCAAGTAAAATACGGTGTGGGTATATTTGACTCGCTGGCGACGTTAACATTACGTTATCGGTTGATGCCAAGGTTGTATCTGGAAGCAGTGTCTGGTATTGATCAGGCATTAGATGTGCTTTATCAGTTTGAGTTCTAA